A region of the Sardina pilchardus chromosome 3, fSarPil1.1, whole genome shotgun sequence genome:
gtcacaccggtgtgtttggaatgttggaaaattaacattctaaagaatacctgggttcattgaattctacatagaattttagaacgttgaattgttgcggaatagaatcttgtgttagaatgttcaaaacccacccttttaaaggttaaatgACCGAGGAGCACTTTATCATTGTTTAGTTGAGTTTGGCCACTGGTGCCCTGATGTGTTTCCTAAAAGAAGTCAGTGCACTGAAACGACACATGCCTTGGTCCTGCCGTAGACTCCTGTGCTCCACTGGAAGCCATAAGAAGGGTCAGAAGAGTTGACTGAGCCAGCCAATGGGAGCGGGATTCTGCTGACATGTGACCTGCGCAGGTGAGTTACCAGGCCTACCCCAGACGACAGCACCTGTTGGAGAGGAGAAGCTCATGAGGAAAGCTCACCTTCATGGATTTAAGGCCTTTATCCAGAAAAACAATGTTCAGATGAATGAATGCCATACCACTGATGTTTTGGAGGGACATGTGAATTAATGGCATGTTAGTGCTACCTTATCAGATCTAATATTGAACCTTTATTTTAACAGGCTTTATTCATAGCCaatgtcagtcattgccatggacATCAACAATGTTTATGTAACTGGTTAGACATAATTTTAGTGGCAaacacaaatgtaatgccaatgtGCATGTTCCAGACAAGTAGGTCTACAGGCACCACATCCGTTGGCTTGAacgctaaataaatgtgtgGGTCGCGACTTTATGAACATAGGAAATTGTGGGTCCCaaagccagaccagttaagaaccactggttTAATGCACCCAAAGCTCTATGGTTTTAATGAAATAAGCATTTGTTTACTGCGGACCACAATATAGTGGTTTCTGCCCCATGTCCTGGAAGCTCCCGTGAGAACATCAGAAGCAGAATTAACTGATCGTTTTTTAGCTCTCCTGCACTCTGCAAacgaatgtgttgtccctatctggatacagagatgtgttaaaaccAACGGATGTTGGGCATGccttcaacacatttgttttaagattGTGTGGTGATATTGATCTAGATGCAGTGCTGCATTTAGCAGCCTGAGCCCTAAATGATAGACCCCGATCGTTTTCCCACATTCCACATTCCATTTTTGTCAccagaaataaaaataaatctgtCTGGGGCCACAAACATATTGGAACCATTTTAAAAGAAATCCGGTTTTAAACATCTATctttattatagcctatatagGCATATGGAATACTCACCATACTCTGCATCCTGCATTGTAGAGTATATTAATTTCACTAACTGTTAATATGTTGGGACAGTTAGAAATATTTCCCATACAGTTAGAAATAACTTCCATTTTTGGAGAAAGCCAGCGAGCCACTAGAGAGCAGTTAAAGGGTGTGTGGCCCACCCCAGACCTAGATTGATTCTCTAGAAgttgtgcttgttttttttttatggtgcAGTTCAGGGGAAAAACACACCGTCAAGCGTTTAGTATGAGCTATCTATATATATGCAGTCCTTTACCTTCTCACAGAGGGGACACTCGTAGAGGGGGGCCTTGAGGTTGATGTGCTGCCGGTAGGTCAGCAAAGCGTGGACCAGCCTCTCcaactccatctccctctccaagCCGGCGGGTCCGTAGGGGCACCAGGGCATCTCAGACTGGGCCAGTCCGTCGGGAGGAGGGCATCTGGGCGCCCCTGATAACAAATCAACACAGAGGTGGATGGTAGTGGTGCTGATGACGTCTCAGTCTCATGACTCCACAGAGATGGCGAGAACAAAGTGGGTTCAATTAGCAGGCAGAAATGTGCCCGGGTTTCTATTCTAACACAAGTTGGGTAGACACTTCCGTGTTATGTGGTGAGCTGAGACATACTGTTCATACCCATGGGAAATGCAGTCCAGTTTGAGTTCACTTTGGGACCAGGATGAAGGCTAGTTGTCATGGAAGCGTGACTTGGGGAATTGTAGTCGAATGCTGAGACAGAGCGGAATTGTCTGACCACATCTGGTGAGGGGCTTCTCGGAGGCATTTTGACTTCCTGGTGCCGGCCGAAGGGTCCACTCTTGGGCTGAGAGTGGCAGTGTGTGAGGCGTCGGGTGCGAGACCACACCCTTTTGCTCTTGACCAGAAATGAGCGTGGCATCGTAGGGTTCTCTGTGGAGCTAGAAACATCCACATATTCATTGACAATACAAGCCCCTGCAAAGTCTACTCTATCCAAAATGAATAACTGAAGTTAGTTAGCACATTAAAGTCGATTGCTCATGATGTGTGGCACGTGCACTTGATTCCAAGCATGGTATTCAAATTGTGTCAATCGGCTACTAATTCAGGTGACGATTAAAATCACCACTGTGGGAAACGCTACGTATCTCCACACTCTGTGCCACTTCAGTTGaaggcacagacaaacacacacacacacacacacacacacacaccacatgcacatgcacatacacctgTGGCAAGACTTAAGTTCAGTTAAAATGTCAGAGCTTGAGGTTTTGGCAAGGAACCactgaaaaaaatgtagacCATCTGTGTGAAGATATATTTCACATTTACAACATCGACTGTCGATGCAACATAGCTGCTAATACCTTTGAGATAAATGTATCTCACAGGTATtcgcatctttttttttttttcaattatttaTTATAATCGGTTTGAAGCACGGGAGTATTTCTCACTGCCCAAAGAGACAGCAGTAAATGTGAGTTCTCTTCTCACTTCTAACTCTCACTTACACCAACTCAACTCACAACAATTCAATTCATTCGGAAGAAATAAAACTTTTTCAACATGAATATTACTGGTTTCACGTTGACATATTTTTGTTGAAGTCATCACATCACAATATATTCTTAACCGTATTATGTCCATCCAGGATCATCCATCTTATGTTTTGAGAAATCAACAAAAATTCAAGGATTTCTGCAATAGCAGCAATTACCACTGAAGTATTTTACAGTCCTAGAAGTTTTGTATTACTTGTTTTATTCAGTTCAAAATAAATTACAACAGACTGCTAATTATACTGTACACCTTGAATTAAATATCTAAAGCGGAAGGCTCCACATTAGTAATCCACAGAGATCAAactaaaagaaagaaagctaaTGAATGAGAGtgataaatataaaaataaaaaaaacataaaaaacataTCAGATAAACAATGCAACAGCTAAAGATATGAAATTCTGAGTAAGTGTTTGTGATTCGTCGTTAGTAGTCATCAGATAAATGAAGATGTTTGGAGTAATTACATTTCCCATTTATATATATGCTATAAGCACAAAATGTGAAGATTATATCTGCCACCTCTGCTGAAGGGACTTTTCAGGGAACATCTGTAATTTTGTAAATTAGAGTTGTGTCTTTCTCAGTATACTCCTATAACACCTATATCCACTACAACATCCTATAAATGATTCCCCAATGAAATATCAATTTATATCATTGATCCTAATAAAACTGGTCCTAAAAACATATTGTTTTATAGGGGGAAAGAAGCTCAATAAGCACTATCCACCACTTACCGTGACAGCACCTGTAATTGTTGTCTTGACTGATGCTCTCCCctaaactctctctttctctctttctctctctctctctctgactcttccTCTGTCACGCACACAGCAGAATGAATAATCGCGCgctaaagagaagagagatgtgaTTTGGCTTTCAAAGCAGAAGCCTTGTGCTGGGGGTTCTGGGGATTGTACTGTACCAGAGATTTGATAGAGGGCATCCCTACAATTTTCAGGAAAAGCCATGTTTAACATTTCATTTCCAAAATTATACCATCCAACATTCTAgtcgctgtttttttttatgattattattgttatccCCCACTAAATatctagtaaaaaaaaagggtttTTAATAaatttaatgtaaatgtaaattgaTTGaaaacttaaaacatatctATGAAGTGTTTTGAGATGTATacccaaacatacacatttaGTGACAGGATCCAGCACACTGTTCCATATATGTTGATCATGATGTCCCAGAATAGAGACCCATACTCACCACCGTGTCACCCTCTCAGCAGTAAATGCCACAGAGTCGCTTCCCCCAATGTATATTTAACCTCAGGTTCAATCCAATGTTGGCTGTACTATGGTCCCAAATATGAAAAATAGACAGATCTGCTCTTTGTTGCCAAGTGCAAAATCAAGGACTATGAAGAACAATGTGACAATGCGACAGATGTGAGTGAAGTGTGTACAGCCCCACATCGGGCATGCTAATCCAGCCTACAAAGGCTCAgcaagagcgtgtgtgtgagtaagaaaTGCACTTGTGAGGTagtggtgagagtgtgtcttcTTCATGCATGAGGCATGCATCTCACTGTACTAGCTAATCTTTGCTGTGACCTTAGCTTAGGTAAGATAGAGGATGGTGTAGACCACAGAAGCTGTGTCACTGCTCTAACACCACAAAGGCGTCGTGATATTTATGCTGATTGGAAATGTGATTTGAGAATTATTTCGAAAGGTTTCATGAGGATGGCATAAAAGGTTCAAACTTTGATCACGCTGTCAACAATAGGACACCTGAAGATGAGAACCCGGGTGAACCCAGTGCtttcactcacatacagtacatacagtatacattgaCACGCTTTTGCTCGTTAACATCTGTTATTACGTCAAAATTCATTGCATCTTGTATGGGGACGTATGTCCTCTATATGTACTAGGTGTGAACCACTTTTGCACGTCCAGTAAATGTCTATTTAAGCTGGTTTAATAAGCCATAACAGTCACAGCTTTTCTCACACTTTCATCACACTTCACTTTCAGAGGTGTGGGGTGGTTGACGGGCCAAAGGGGGGAGAAAATGGTAGCCGTGTAAAGGCAAGCGTGATTCAATCTGAGGAGGAGTGAGTGAAAAAAGCTGCACTGGTACGAGGTGCAGCCGTTTCACCAGCAGCGCGGCTCGTCCTGCTGTGAACGCAGCACGACCATAACCCATACGCACAGCCGAGGCCTGCTCTGTAGCCTCTTTCGGCTCacattctctcccttttctcgtctctctttttcttccttcctttctctctctctctctctctctctctctctcttgctctgtctctctactctgtctgtttttctgtctctctccttccctccgtATCTCATTGTGGTTAGTGTGGCTTGGGCCTGGCAGACAGCTCCAAGTTTTTTgtcaggtgcaggtgtgtgtgtgtgtgtgtgtgtgtttgagtatgtgtgtgtgtgtgtgtgtgtgtgtgtgtgtgtgtgtgtgtgtgtgtgtgtgcaggctgcagAGACGGAGCGGTGGGCTCGGTGGGTTTGAGTCGCAGGAGAAGTGAGGGTGAAGGGAGGGTGTCGGTGGgcctcatttctctctgtttctcatctTTCTCGCTCCTGCGTTGTTGCACTAAAGCTTTCTTTCTAGGAACTaagggtagaaagagagagagagatggggggttgGGGTCACGAGGAAAAGGGTTTCGTAAGGGGGGATTGTCATTCATCGGGTTTATGCTCTTATGCTTATGCGACTCTAACCGATGTGTGCGCTTGAGTCTGTCTTTCATGTTTGCACAACGGCTCTGCTagatcaaatgaaaaaaaacacagcaataATTTACAGTAGACCTAGGAGTCAAGCAAAAACATGAGCTAAAAGTGTGACAGGTCGTTGGAGAAATATGTCTATTGTGGTAAAGAAATGGGTTTCAGACAATTGGTTTTGTCCATTAAGGTTATCATTAACAAGCGGTTTCTATACAGAGATTCTACGAGGATACTTTAGTAGTGGATCTTAACCGGGTAAATACTGTCAGTCATTACCATGCTTGGAGATCACATGGCTGTATTCCataactttttttattttgaataaAAACAGAGCAGGCTATCAAACAAAAATTCAATCATATTCAGATCTATTTTCTGAATATGattgaatcttttttttttctttttttttttttttaagcagccGTGTGAACTGAGCGCCAGCTCCCTGGTGCCTACAGTACGTGTTTCCTCCAGTAACCCCTGTGAGTTTTGAGAAGGGCATGAAAGTGAGAACGATGATAAATCATGTGAAATTCCTGTCCGCTGTCCCCCAACCCGTGCAGGCAAATCTATCTATGGGTGGCAAAATTCCTAATCAGATTCTAAGAAGAGTGAAGTTAGACTTTCTCAcggtctttctctttccctctctttcattctctcactgTTTTGCACCCACAGGTCTCACATTCGGTGCCATACTTCACACTTAGCCCACCCACCTCAACAGAACGAGAAGGTCAAAAGAGCAGCAAACCTTTGTGCCAAAAACTCGGACCACAATGCAACAGTCATCATAACACGTAACATGTAAACATCTCTTTTTCACTGACTGGCCATACTGTGGTTTAACAGAAGTGGTTCTGGCACGTTCAGTGTCAAGCTGTTTATTTTTGCCTCAAGTTTATTGTGTTTCACTTCATTATGTCTGTTGATGTTTATTATGTCTGTtgcgtgtttatgtttattatgTCCATTGATGTTTATTTTGTCTGTTGCGTATGTAGTTTGTAAGCTAAAAAATTCAACTCAAATGTGTAGTCTTGGAAACTCCCTGAGtgccattttacacacacattagaccagagttttttttttttttttttttttgcgagaaGGGTTTGTTTACATGTGCCCTTTCAATGACCTGAGATGCGTTGTCACGCAAGGtgagatagatacagtagtttTCTACGCCACACACCCCCCAAATCTCATCTATTTCCAGTGTGGTCCTTCCTCCAGTTCTTTAATGTGGCTTTTCTACTGtagactctctgtctctgcagtgactcctctctctctctctctccctccctttctctctctctctctctccatatgtctcttttgtctctttctgtctttgtcacCTTGAAAGCTgagtgggagagaagggggtgtGGGAACTGCCATACTCGCCAGTACTCATAGCCCTTCAGCGgtaccaccgccaccacctcaCCGCAGAGACACATTCACTCATCACTGCTGGTAGGTAGAGTTAGGCAGACCCATGGTAGACCTTCCCCCCTCCATTCACACATCTATATTTCCACCTTGATTCATCTGCGTAAATACACAGATTGAAACTTTTCGAGGCTGAATCGGGAATGGTCATACTGTAGATAGCACCACCAGAGGAAGTGAAGCCTTTTTTGATATCTCACCAACACTGTCAGGGGGATGTTCAAGGGAATGTCCTGATGTAAACAGCGTGTGCACTTTTAGTAATGTTCTCAACACTCTCCTCCTATCTGCCATCACAAACCACTCACTGACGATGAGTGCTTGAAGGCATTCGGTCTTCATCCTTTGagaatgttattaaaatgtaaGGTGATCtaattcctcttcctcttgtgtGTTCAGGGCCCTTTAAATTAGCCCAAATCGAACCACTTCACTTGCTCTTCCTTTTCTCTGAATTCAGCATATCACCGGCAAGCCGTGGCCTGTTTGTGGCCTCTCTGAGCTCAAGCCCTTGATTTATGAGCTAGATTTTCATGCAGTAGGCATCCGTTCTGATTTCCTGATTGGTCGACATGGGCATATCTGGCACAGCTTCCgacctcatttcctgtttgtctAAAGCTTCATGAGCTAGCTATTATGTCATCAACTGCTGACTTGTCGTGAGATAGCCTCAACTAAACATCAACTACCTGACAACCAAATAAACGAAGGACGTGTTCACGACTGTTTCTTTATCTAAATGAGTCAAAGATGATCTCATTTTTCACACCCTTCCTTTATTTATGACCACTGCGCTAGCAAAGTGGTTTAGTCAGAGCTTTGTTTCTTCTGGATTTTATTTATTATGACTGCCATGACAGCGAAGTGGCATTTATAATTTACGCTATTTACTTAGTTTACTTGGCATACCCTCAGAAGTCAGGGTAATCATACACATGGAATTTGGTGAGGCTCATAACATCTCAACCGAATATATAGTGGCGATTAAAGTGGCATGTTTTTGCATGCGAATTACAAATGAGGGGTTAGTGGTTAGGTTGATGCGGgcccttgagaccaacataccacgGTTCGGCAATCCGATTTTGGCTTTCAAGGGGGCCCGATACGGAGTGCTTCCTGTGGACCAAGTACTTATTTTCTGTACAAGTCTAATGGAGCTAAATTCCCATCAGGTTTCATGAGCCCCGGTGTTTCGATGATCCAGGAATCATCAAAAAAGGAAGTGAAAACGTTGACAACTTCCTTAAACCTTAAATACATTAGTTTGTTATTCCATAATTGGTTGCAGTTATAACAttttcaaagtattttttttaacccagccaataatgtaataaccaaTCATGAaataagttattacattattggccaAAAGTTTTCACACTTTTGGTTCAGAAATGTTATCATTGGCAAGTTATTGGCTTCATTACACCTAAATGATTGTATTATAGGccgttattacattattggctgctgtagactgtatactgtcgaattatgcgaaaacgtgaaattcaacattttaacccggaagtttgtttttgtggattttctcaaaataaccttGTGCGCAATgggactgatttcgctttgaacgGTCACATATGCTAAAATATACAATGACATAGCAACATAGCAACCAGTTCATTGTTGAATTACCCAGTGTGCTTTGTTGAATGGCCTcaatattttattgttttatgtcATGTGATTGCTAGTATAGGAGTAACTTAGTGTTTGAAGTAATGCAGTGATGCAGGATGTGTGCATAGTTTCCATGCTTATTGTGTTTCCACAACAATTTAGTGAGTAAATCCACTGAAATTGCAATTGCCACCATCTTGGTggagtgatagatagatagatagatactttattgatccccaaggggaaattcaaattcaaattatcTAGCTCATAAATTCGAGTGTGATGTGCAAGATCAGAAAGCAGAGTTTGCGCTATGTCATGGTTAAAATATATTAAGGGATAAAATTCCAGTTATTATTGAATGTATATCACTATCAAAGATTAGCTATAAAAGAAGGCATTCAGATCTGCAGGAACAGGTCATGTCTCCTGAGGCTAATAGAGACAGTAATTGATGGTGATCGGAGGGTTAAATCCATTCTGACCAAAGATCCCAAAACTCCTCCTGTGGCATCTTAAATGAAAAGGAACAGTATAGGCAAAATGTACTGTAGACCTCACTCAATAACAAAAGTTAATGTTTCTTTGTCTTCATGAAACCACCACTTCAAAACACCCACACTCAGAAAATCCAAATCACTATGCAGAATGATATGACActattttctgtgaatatacTATCTGAAACTAAAACTGCTTGTTTTTACAAGGTGACAATTGAGACAATGCTGGTATTGTCATGTCATAGTGAATCAGCATCGTGAGAAGCCTCAAATGAACCACATGTAAAAGACAACAGGCTGGGATGGGCAACAGTCAAGCAATGAGGTCCTATCTCCTTTTTGTCTTAGTCTGCAGCATCTGCAGTGCAAAGCCAGATGAGTAAGCGCAGAAGTTTCATACAACATGCGATTAACACTGGACCCCACCCTGGTGCCTTGGTTGAGGGACATCTATTTATACATATCTCTGTTTGTTCCTGATATGGTGCTGCAAAGGTGTGaacatctcacacactccacccaaGCACACCATACACCATCTCTTGAGATATGTTAAGCCACAGGCCTGAGAGCGCAACCAGTTccctctgacaaacacacacacacacacacacacactcattcactctcacacacacacacacacacacacacacacacacacgcacacacacagagagaaagacacacacatacagagagagagagagaaagagagagagagagagacacacacacatacacacacacacaaagatgtctCTTCATGTAATTCCACAAAACACTGTCAAACTCTAAACTGCCAATCTCTCCTCTTATACTGTACCATTACTTAAACATAGCCTGTCTCactgtataggctacttaaACACAACAATCAAGCTGAGGCAGGCGGGAAAGAAGATGAGGTCATGTTTTTCACCTGTCACATCAGAGAGTGCATTTCCACTTGTGATTTCACATTGTGAAAGTGCTGTCCCAAACTTTGAGTGGTTGCAGTATAGGCTAAGCTGCACACTGTGCATTTCTTCTGTCATTACTGGAACTCTCCTTGGCATTCACAGTTAACCGCATGCACAaccacatgcacattcacaagctcacaagcacacaaatatccaaacacacacacacatactgtacacacacacacacacacacacacacacacacacacacacaaacaaatgtttaTATACACCACATACCATGCACACAAACCTGTTCCAGCTGTGCTTTGAACACACAGAAACTGCATGTAACGGATAGTCAGAGCACCACAGGCCTAGATACAGGGAAACTATTTCACACCTGTTTGAGGAAAATCTcttacggacacacacacacacacacacacacatacagagagagagagagagatacagagaaacacacacagacacacacagacactgacacacagacacacagacacacacacacacacacacacacacagacatttataaAAGAACCGCAGGTGTTTTACTGTCAAGAAGATATTGTTTTAAATCGCATGATTATGACTGGCCACAATCCACACACTGAAATAGGAAGAAGGCACTGCATTATGTGTgcagaacacaaacaaatagcctaagctTTTAAATGAACATAAGATTAAACATAGCCTAAAGGTTCAATTAAAATACTTACATTTATTATTACAAATGTTACCAAAAGCTTGATAACAATCATTAATGAAATCATATTTAGTGTGAAGTACAGACTGTTCTAATATGCCTTGCTCTTGGGCCTGTATTCGTGAATGCGCTAAAATGGTTAGACGTCAGTGTATCCCTTTAGAGCTCCTCAGGAATTAGTAGGAACTACTATGAACAATACCTCCCTCTGCTGTCCAAAAAGCATGATATCATGCAACAATCTTCAAAACGCAGTTAAGTGTGGCTTACGGTTCAACTTGTGCAGGTCTACTCCTTTGATAAAAACACAGAATTATGGCAAAGCTTTTATATACTAAACACACGTGCACTCATTGAGGTTGCCGGGATAGGCGTTTATGACcgtaggcctaaacatttatTCCCATTTCCCCGGGCTCGTTTTGCCATGACAACCTCAAAGGAGCAGAGAAACACGTGATGTGACCGCCTTTCACATCCCGGATCAGCGCCCCTATTGAAGTTTGTGCGAAAGTTTCGGTCCGCTCCCGAAAGAACCGGACTGCACCGGACTCGAGGCATTGAATACGGCTGAATTGTACTGAGTCGCGTTATAAAATACCGTCAGTTGAACAAATCTGCATCACCTTCTGAAATGGAGATTTAAAGTCAAGAAAGTGTGATTTGATCCAGCAGAAAATCCGCAGTAAGTTTTTTCCTCATTgaatgtaaaaacaaaaaacacaggtTGACTAGCATATGAGTTAGATATTTTTTAGACTTAAACAATTTCCCACGTCATTATTATGGTATTTCTATTTTCTGTTTGCTGCACTTCTCTgtcacaaacaaactcacattcTGGCTCATTATGCGTTATCTGAGAGCTATTCAGTATACTGCCTTTAGCCCTTTGGGACTCCAGTCAGAGGTCAGTTGTCAAGGGGTGACCTGCTGGAACCCCACGAAACTGTATTCAGAGCTCTAAGAATGATCATATGATCATCTTTGTTAAATGTAATTTGTACAAGTAATAGTACTTGCTAAAACAACTGTTCCTATAGTATTTTTTGCTCCATATTGCCAAGCTCCCCATGACCCCccctctcacccatcccccatctGCAAAATACCCTCTCAGTTTGAAACTCAGATTTAGACTTTGTAAACAAGTTGTTTTGCTGACTTTTCTACAGTGAAGGCTTTGTTGTATTCCAGCAGCAAAACTTTGctcagagctttttttttttcagtttagtTTCATGATATTAGTCAATTACTGGAGACTCACAAACTTTGATTgaatttcttttctctttttcctgtGAAATGAATTTGCCTCCGGACCATCTTTCTCCCTCAGCCCTGTCCCGCTCCCACTTGACGTCTCGCAGAGATGTTCACCCTGTCCGAGCTGGCGTGTCTGAACGAGCGGCAGAGCAGCTACAAGCTGCTGAAGCCCTGGTGGGAGGTGTTCATGGACTACCTGGTGGTCCTCATGCTCATGGTGTCGGTGCTCGCCGGCACGCTGCTGCTCTCTCGCGACCGCGTGGTCTGCCTTCCCATCCAGCCTGCCCCGCCGTCCAGCAACCTCAGCCTGGCCTCCTCCGCCGCGGACCTCTCCCCGACCTTGCCGGCCTCCAGCCCTCCGCCCCACCagcctctcttcccccctcgcCTCCCCTCGTCGCCCGGGGCCAAGAGCGCCCCCCGGGGCCTCCGCACCAACCTGGACTACCAGCAGTACATCTACATCAGCCAGGTGTGCTACCACGAGGCGCTGCCCTGGTTCTCCCGCTTCTTCCCCTACGTGGCGCTGCTGCAGTCGCTGGTGCTGCTGGCCAGCGGCTGCTTCTGGTTCCACTTCCCGCTGACCTCGTCGCGCATCGAGCACTTCCTGGCCATCCTGGCCAAGTGCTCCGAGTCACCGTGGACGTCCCGCGCGCTCTCGCACGCCGCGCGGCTGGACCGCGGCCAGGGGCGGCCGGCGGAGgacggagagaaggaggaggaggaagaggaggagggggagaggctgAAGGTGCACCTGCTGCGCCCCGCCCCACCGGCCTCCCTCACCAGGCAGTCCAGTCTGGACTCGGGCACGGACAGCCCCCTGCTGGTCAGGTCGGACAGCACGTCCACCGCCGCTCCTCCGTCGCCCTGCCCGTCCACGCTGTCCCGCACCTCCTCGCTGTCCACTCTGTCCTTCACCGACACCGGCTCTCCTCAGCCACAGATGTCCCGCGTCGTCCCGGACGCCACGAGGCCGACCCCGAGATTGGACCGCAGCGACGGGGAGCAGGCAAGGGCGCTGTTTGAGAGAGTGAGGCGCTTCCGGGCCCACTGTGAGAGCTCTGACATCATCTACAAGGTTAGAGTTGAGTCCAGCATACATTTCCATTTTTAGACTACATGAACTGATTAGGTATGACGCTATTTTACACATGTGGACTTTATAAAGTGGAAAGAATCCAATCATACTTGGAGGGATTGAAGGCTGTCTGCATATGGTGTCCAGTTTCACATTTAGTTTACGGCTAAATTATCAGTGGTCACATTTTTAATTACACGAAAACTCATCCATGTTATCATGTCATTTTTCTACTCAAATGAAGACTAAGGCTGATGAAAACTTTTCTGAATAGTAa
Encoded here:
- the LOC134076101 gene encoding zinc finger protein Gfi-1b-like produces the protein MPRSFLVKSKRVWSRTRRLTHCHSQPKSGPFGRHQEVKMPPRSPSPDVVRQFRSVSAFDYNSPSHASMTTSLHPGPKVNSNWTAFPMGAPRCPPPDGLAQSEMPWCPYGPAGLEREMELERLVHALLTYRQHINLKAPLYECPLCEKVLSSGVGLVTHLRRSHVSRIPLPLAGSVNSSDPSYGFQWSTGVYGRTKERSFGCKVCGKVFKRSSTLSTHLLIHSDTRPYPCQYCGKRFHQKSDMKKHTFIHTGEKPHVCVVCGKAFSQSSNLITHSRKHNGYRPFGCPHCSRSFQRKVELQRHLEQSCGNSSRSSSSMGTAGSDSYHPN